Proteins encoded together in one Vicinamibacterales bacterium window:
- a CDS encoding outer membrane beta-barrel protein — protein MRTTCASLVRCLVPAILALAALAATPSSAWAQLGVGGRLAWVAADSDADLPRVRFVGGQIRLLSPRWGLEVSLDRHSEEFEALNEKVVETPIQTSLLLRLGNGRVTPFLLGGPGWYRRKVEALDGSGAADLTSTEFGWHAGIGLEGLIGRHVGIHGDYRYTFLDFNGDDGEDEGLIGRVLPGHRGSMWTLGATIYF, from the coding sequence ATGCGAACCACGTGCGCCTCCCTCGTGCGCTGCCTCGTCCCCGCGATCCTCGCGCTCGCGGCCCTCGCCGCCACTCCGTCCAGCGCCTGGGCGCAGCTCGGCGTCGGCGGACGCCTGGCGTGGGTCGCCGCCGATTCCGATGCCGATCTCCCGAGAGTGCGATTCGTGGGCGGGCAGATTCGACTGCTGTCGCCCCGCTGGGGCCTCGAAGTCAGCCTGGATCGCCATTCGGAAGAGTTCGAAGCGCTGAACGAGAAAGTCGTCGAGACGCCGATTCAGACCTCGCTGCTCCTGCGGCTCGGCAACGGCAGAGTGACGCCGTTCCTGCTGGGCGGGCCCGGCTGGTACCGGCGCAAGGTGGAGGCGCTCGACGGATCGGGCGCGGCGGACCTGACCAGCACCGAGTTCGGCTGGCACGCGGGCATCGGCCTCGAAGGGTTGATCGGGCGCCACGTCGGGATTCACGGGGACTACCGCTACACGTTCCTCGACTTCAACGGGGACGACGGCGAGGACGAAGGGCTCATCGGACGCGTGCTGCCGGGGCACCGCGGATCGATGTGGACGCTCGGGGCGACGATCTACTTCTGA